Proteins encoded in a region of the Paenibacillus pedocola genome:
- a CDS encoding extracellular solute-binding protein — protein MTSKSRKFPVMAAALVLSIAFSGCSNSNANNSTTAKEANAAPAAATAAAEVQGGPLTKYDPPITLTSTMNETGKETLAEGDTHANNVWTRGYEDELGIKVTYDWIVADANYNDKMNVTLASGDLPDVLKVNMVQFEQLYKAGMLQDLTEVYDQYASDLVKEYYSEEDGAALKPVTKDGKKYAMVSYGGSLDSSDMVWIRKDWLDKLGLAEPKSMQDIIKIAEAFAFNDPDGNGKKDTYGISLSKDLPINGFLLGYHAYLETWIKNDQGEIVNGTIQPEVKAGLAELQRLYKEGVIDPEFGVKDFAKQMEDVNAGKAGMFFLPQWAPFQVKDMIKKDANVNWVPYPVQSIDDQPAKTQNHLSLGGVFAVRKGYEHPEALIKLLNFQAEKMFGESAATERAKYLNGDTGLGFQNAVVSNLPPNKNVKAQDEVEQALKTGDTSKMGLEAKLFYDDIQAYRGGDLDKWHMERIFGPLSSQGVIKYYRDNDLIVMNEFIYAPTKTMNSKSATLDKLRAETFVKIIYGSLPVDDFDKFVANWKKLGGDEITKEVNEVVKGQ, from the coding sequence ATGACAAGCAAAAGCAGAAAGTTTCCTGTAATGGCAGCAGCACTGGTTTTATCCATTGCATTTAGCGGCTGTTCGAACAGCAACGCAAATAACAGCACGACTGCCAAAGAGGCTAATGCGGCCCCGGCCGCGGCTACGGCCGCTGCAGAGGTGCAAGGGGGACCGCTGACCAAATACGATCCGCCGATTACGCTGACCTCGACCATGAATGAAACCGGCAAGGAGACGCTGGCAGAGGGTGATACCCACGCTAATAACGTATGGACCCGGGGGTATGAGGACGAGCTGGGCATCAAAGTTACTTACGACTGGATCGTAGCCGATGCCAACTATAACGATAAAATGAATGTTACCCTGGCCAGCGGCGATTTGCCGGATGTGCTGAAGGTAAATATGGTGCAGTTTGAGCAGCTGTACAAAGCAGGCATGCTCCAGGATTTGACTGAAGTCTACGACCAATACGCTTCTGACCTGGTAAAAGAGTATTACAGTGAAGAAGACGGAGCAGCCCTCAAGCCTGTAACGAAAGACGGCAAGAAGTACGCAATGGTAAGCTACGGGGGCTCGCTTGATTCCTCGGATATGGTCTGGATCCGCAAGGACTGGCTGGATAAGCTCGGGTTGGCTGAACCGAAGTCCATGCAGGACATCATCAAGATCGCTGAGGCTTTTGCATTTAACGATCCGGACGGCAATGGCAAGAAGGATACTTACGGGATTTCACTGAGCAAGGATCTGCCGATTAACGGCTTCCTGCTGGGCTACCATGCCTATCTGGAAACTTGGATCAAGAATGATCAGGGAGAGATTGTGAACGGGACGATTCAGCCTGAGGTGAAGGCAGGCCTTGCGGAACTGCAGCGCCTGTATAAAGAGGGTGTAATTGATCCGGAGTTTGGGGTAAAAGATTTCGCCAAGCAGATGGAGGATGTCAATGCAGGCAAAGCGGGGATGTTCTTCCTGCCGCAATGGGCGCCTTTCCAGGTCAAGGATATGATCAAGAAGGATGCGAATGTGAACTGGGTTCCGTATCCGGTACAGTCCATTGACGATCAGCCGGCCAAGACCCAGAACCACCTATCCCTTGGCGGGGTATTCGCTGTACGCAAGGGCTACGAGCATCCTGAAGCATTGATCAAGCTGCTTAATTTCCAGGCTGAGAAAATGTTCGGCGAGTCGGCAGCTACAGAGCGGGCCAAATATTTGAACGGCGATACAGGACTCGGGTTCCAGAATGCGGTTGTATCCAACCTGCCGCCGAACAAAAATGTGAAGGCACAGGATGAAGTAGAGCAGGCGCTGAAAACGGGCGATACCTCCAAGATGGGACTGGAAGCCAAATTGTTCTATGACGATATTCAGGCCTACCGCGGCGGCGATCTGGATAAATGGCATATGGAGCGGATTTTTGGACCACTCAGCTCACAAGGGGTCATCAAGTATTACCGGGATAATGATCTGATCGTGATGAATGAGTTCATTTATGCGCCTACCAAGACTATGAATAGTAAATCAGCCACGCTGGATAAGCTCAGGGCAGAGACCTTTGTGAAGATCATCTACGGCAGCCTGCCGGTTGATGATTTCGACAAGTTTGTGGCCAACTGGAAAAAGCTTGGCGGAGATGAGATCACCAAAGAGGTAAACGAGGTTGTAAAAGGACAATAG
- the hisC gene encoding histidinol-phosphate transaminase, translated as MSKFWSSTAAALTPYIPGEQPAEGSMIKLNTNENPYPPSPAVLEAIRRAVDGNLRLYPDPNASRLTAAIATRFALTPGEVFVGNGSDEILAFAFQAFFDRDQPVLFPDVTYSFYSVYANLFNLPYNAVPLDGQLRILPADYQRPNSGIILPNPNAPTAIGLPLPQIRELLEGNAGHVVIVDEAYIDFGGESAVPLIAEYPNLLVIHTFSKSRSLAGLRVGYALGQPELIEGLNRVKNSFNSYTLDRLALTGAEASFMDEAYTRSNIARIVQTRENTRSALEHLGFSVTDSEANFLFVSHPAMPAPVIFRKLREHGILVRYFDKPRIDDYLRITVGTDTEMEALLQAMMQILPGADSL; from the coding sequence ATGAGCAAATTTTGGAGTTCCACTGCCGCAGCCCTAACTCCCTATATTCCCGGAGAACAGCCTGCAGAGGGAAGTATGATTAAATTAAACACTAATGAGAATCCGTATCCGCCCTCACCGGCTGTGCTGGAAGCGATTCGCCGTGCAGTGGACGGCAATCTGCGGCTATATCCGGACCCTAACGCAAGCCGGTTGACTGCAGCTATTGCAACGCGGTTCGCTTTAACCCCGGGTGAGGTATTCGTCGGCAACGGATCAGATGAAATCCTGGCGTTTGCGTTCCAGGCTTTTTTTGACCGTGATCAGCCGGTGCTGTTTCCTGACGTTACCTACAGCTTCTATAGCGTGTATGCCAACCTGTTCAATCTTCCCTATAACGCTGTCCCGCTGGACGGGCAGCTCCGGATTCTTCCGGCAGATTATCAAAGGCCGAACAGCGGCATCATTCTGCCGAATCCGAATGCCCCTACTGCTATAGGTCTGCCTCTCCCGCAGATTCGGGAGCTGCTGGAAGGAAATGCGGGCCATGTAGTGATTGTGGACGAAGCCTACATTGATTTCGGCGGCGAATCCGCCGTCCCGCTAATCGCTGAATATCCCAATCTGCTGGTTATTCATACCTTCTCCAAATCCCGTTCGCTGGCCGGTCTCAGAGTCGGTTATGCACTCGGGCAGCCTGAACTGATCGAAGGGCTAAACCGGGTGAAGAACTCATTCAACTCCTATACGCTGGACCGCCTAGCCCTGACAGGTGCGGAGGCAAGCTTCATGGATGAAGCTTACACCCGAAGCAATATCGCCAGAATTGTGCAGACAAGGGAGAACACCCGGTCTGCGCTGGAGCATCTGGGCTTCAGCGTAACGGATTCAGAGGCCAACTTCCTGTTTGTCTCCCATCCTGCTATGCCTGCACCTGTGATCTTTCGCAAGCTGCGGGAGCATGGTATTTTGGTCCGCTATTTTGACAAACCGCGTATAGATGATTATCTGCGGATTACTGTAGGCACCGATACGGAAATGGAGGCCTTGCTTCAGGCCATGATGCAAATACTGCCCGGTGCGGACAGCCTGTAA
- a CDS encoding YcdB/YcdC domain-containing protein gives MKNDRNQFIHQTTKAALITTVALALMLPSGLAAADASYSTNGIVVSASAGLGAATADPAKAKVTQEQAVAKLRELFPALKDAKVSNAQIGTGNSYPPNPNQLVWSIQWEYQIGSTGYGFSSEVDAITGDVISTYLYFPFMQADNYYPPKVSRAEALEKARSFIAAAAPSLKNSELELEENTWMNESALFGPVQYSFSFMLLTNGLPSNSDSVRVTVDGNGNIIQFNKSYFGKEYPSAKPAVSKEQAEKKFKEGFDIALYYTPVYKKGVVDSWVLGWRAQEEALYGIDAQTGKRIDYEGKEAAPTPVVYEAIPAGKEVFQPVNTGKELTVEEAVKRVKQVAAIPANRKLVWQTLNSNYQNGKQKVWTLGWSDTAEAAYSGMPGRTYAEVNATTGEVIQFQIEQYGNPADIKTQQPVAAGTKKLSQAEAKKQAIQLINRLYNGAGSNLKLAEHGGTWSVLPEGNGYRYQFIRYFDGIPVSNSIVSLELDSYGRLRTYTNYGYSDFALITKQPAPVITKAEALQKYLNTYILKLQYSLIGGSYGTSVYVEPKVKLVYAPQPADTSKPYEVLNAQTGNWASVYEMYGQVNTSASAVDVKGHAAEQQLTELLKYGVITPDADGKVYPEQEITVGEWLNFIAKASTPYYTQYSNMQDRKTIAGVSMDSPYYDAVNFAVSRSWLDKDAAIKPEDKLTREELAVLVSSFLKYSKLAAFLGNDNTVTSFSDSASITNKGAVALVVRLGLLQGENGKFNPQQHITKAQAASIIMKLVELQGKTDQPIGQQ, from the coding sequence TTGAAAAATGACAGGAATCAGTTCATTCATCAGACTACCAAAGCCGCATTGATTACTACTGTGGCGCTCGCCTTGATGCTGCCAAGCGGTCTAGCCGCGGCGGATGCCAGTTACTCTACGAATGGAATCGTAGTATCAGCATCGGCAGGGTTGGGAGCAGCAACAGCAGACCCGGCAAAAGCTAAGGTGACTCAGGAGCAGGCGGTGGCGAAGCTGCGGGAGTTGTTCCCTGCTCTGAAGGATGCAAAGGTCTCTAATGCCCAAATCGGCACGGGCAATTCTTATCCGCCAAATCCTAACCAGCTGGTCTGGAGCATTCAGTGGGAATATCAAATCGGCAGTACAGGATATGGCTTTTCCAGTGAGGTCGATGCCATTACAGGTGACGTGATCTCTACATATCTCTACTTCCCGTTTATGCAAGCCGACAATTATTATCCGCCTAAAGTGTCACGGGCAGAAGCTTTAGAGAAGGCCCGGAGTTTTATTGCCGCAGCAGCGCCTTCGCTGAAGAACAGTGAGCTGGAACTGGAAGAGAATACATGGATGAATGAATCGGCACTCTTTGGCCCGGTTCAATATTCGTTTAGTTTTATGCTGCTGACCAATGGTCTGCCTTCAAACAGTGACTCCGTCCGGGTTACCGTAGACGGCAACGGAAATATCATTCAATTTAATAAGTCTTACTTTGGGAAGGAGTATCCGTCCGCGAAACCTGCTGTATCCAAGGAACAGGCGGAGAAGAAATTTAAAGAGGGTTTTGATATCGCGCTGTACTATACCCCTGTCTATAAGAAAGGCGTAGTAGACAGCTGGGTGCTCGGCTGGAGAGCGCAGGAGGAAGCTTTATATGGGATCGATGCCCAAACCGGTAAACGGATAGACTATGAAGGTAAAGAAGCCGCGCCCACACCGGTTGTCTATGAGGCAATACCTGCCGGTAAAGAAGTCTTCCAGCCGGTAAACACCGGTAAAGAGCTTACGGTGGAGGAAGCTGTCAAACGGGTCAAACAGGTAGCCGCAATTCCGGCTAACCGTAAGCTGGTCTGGCAGACGCTAAACTCTAATTATCAGAACGGTAAACAGAAAGTCTGGACGCTGGGCTGGAGTGATACTGCAGAAGCTGCGTATTCAGGAATGCCAGGACGTACGTATGCTGAAGTGAACGCGACTACCGGCGAGGTGATTCAGTTCCAGATTGAGCAATATGGCAATCCAGCAGACATCAAGACACAGCAGCCCGTAGCTGCCGGAACGAAAAAGCTGAGCCAGGCTGAGGCGAAGAAGCAGGCGATTCAGCTGATCAACCGCTTGTATAACGGAGCGGGCAGCAATCTGAAGCTTGCCGAGCATGGGGGAACCTGGAGTGTTCTGCCGGAAGGGAATGGATACCGCTATCAATTTATCCGTTATTTTGATGGTATACCGGTAAGCAACAGTATTGTTTCACTTGAACTCGACAGCTACGGCAGGCTCCGGACATATACAAACTATGGATATTCTGACTTTGCCCTGATTACCAAGCAGCCGGCTCCAGTAATCACCAAAGCGGAGGCGCTGCAAAAATATCTGAACACCTATATCCTGAAGCTTCAATATAGTCTCATTGGCGGATCTTATGGAACGAGTGTGTATGTTGAGCCTAAAGTCAAACTGGTCTATGCGCCGCAGCCGGCAGATACCAGTAAGCCTTACGAGGTGCTGAATGCACAGACCGGTAACTGGGCCTCGGTCTATGAGATGTACGGACAGGTGAATACTTCAGCAAGCGCGGTCGACGTGAAGGGCCATGCTGCGGAACAACAATTAACAGAGCTGCTGAAATACGGGGTTATTACACCGGACGCTGACGGAAAAGTGTATCCGGAACAGGAGATCACTGTAGGAGAATGGCTTAACTTCATTGCGAAAGCTTCAACGCCGTATTATACGCAATATTCCAATATGCAGGATCGTAAGACCATAGCCGGTGTAAGTATGGATAGCCCGTACTACGATGCTGTAAACTTTGCGGTTTCCCGAAGCTGGCTGGACAAGGATGCTGCAATTAAGCCGGAGGATAAACTCACCCGTGAGGAGCTTGCGGTTCTGGTATCCTCATTCTTGAAATACAGTAAGCTTGCGGCCTTCCTTGGCAATGATAATACGGTAACCAGCTTCAGCGACAGTGCCAGTATCACTAATAAAGGTGCTGTAGCGCTTGTTGTCCGGCTGGGACTGCTGCAGGGTGAGAACGGCAAGTTCAACCCGCAGCAGCATATAACAAAAGCACAGGCGGCGTCCATTATTATGAAGCTGGTAGAACTGCAAGGCAAAACCGACCAGCCGATTGGCCAGCAGTAA
- a CDS encoding sensor histidine kinase yields MKPFAIRWNPNSIVIKLIGAFLLVMLPLCVLSISITYYSSNQMQAEVERANESKLHFYYSHLEFELQRMTALVTEYSLDDALSTFSTRIPIMSRYEIDSNLNDILTKLLQVKETSPYISDVVYYVPQINKRVSAVDGIREVTDREWQSLLGTMGNLNGALSKYQDELYLLRSNPFNLDSNVPPNFLLGIKLSSAELKLRLKEFAASGGSDITLAFGSRNEYVVSSAEELPKLLQGSIPVVGKEAVSVQRYRIEDSFYYSLYDQANNFTLTADIPNTVLMKPIHIYSQLLRLLTVVSIGIIVLFSFWTYRTIHRPMAVLIRGFRKAEQGQTGIFITHSRKDEFGYMYSQFNEMLRHLHTLIQENYVQQIRTGEAELKHLQSQITPHFLYNSLFSIKQMAEVENVELIKEFSDYLGQYFRYITRDSAQEVTLQQELDHALVYLAIQRIRFGSRIGAEVDDIEPGWRGIQVPRVLLQPIIENVFEHGLQHKSKNGLLKMSYEQVEDRLSIKIEDNGDSLSEDKLRQLQRQFGSGESAQGEITGLLNVNQRLRIKFGSGFGLQAERSTLGGLCIRVNISIRGGGGNAADDDSR; encoded by the coding sequence ATGAAACCATTCGCAATCCGCTGGAACCCGAATTCCATCGTAATTAAACTGATCGGCGCCTTTTTATTGGTTATGCTGCCGCTCTGCGTGCTTAGTATCTCGATAACCTATTACAGCTCTAACCAGATGCAGGCTGAAGTCGAACGGGCCAATGAATCGAAGCTTCACTTTTACTACAGCCATCTGGAATTCGAGCTGCAGCGAATGACCGCGCTGGTTACTGAATACTCCCTTGACGATGCGCTATCGACCTTCAGCACACGTATTCCAATCATGAGCCGTTATGAAATCGATTCCAATTTGAATGATATTCTCACTAAGCTTCTGCAGGTAAAAGAAACCAGTCCTTACATCAGTGACGTCGTCTATTATGTTCCGCAGATCAACAAGCGGGTCAGCGCCGTGGACGGCATCAGAGAAGTTACGGACAGGGAGTGGCAGAGCCTGCTTGGTACGATGGGTAATCTGAACGGAGCGTTATCCAAATATCAGGACGAGCTGTATCTGCTGCGCAGCAATCCGTTTAATCTGGACAGTAATGTCCCGCCGAATTTTCTGCTGGGGATCAAGCTCTCCTCGGCGGAGCTCAAGCTGCGGCTGAAAGAATTCGCCGCCTCGGGCGGAAGTGATATTACGCTGGCGTTCGGCAGCCGTAATGAATATGTCGTTTCTTCCGCAGAAGAACTGCCGAAGCTCCTGCAGGGCAGCATCCCCGTGGTCGGAAAGGAGGCGGTGAGCGTTCAGCGGTACCGGATTGAGGATTCATTTTATTATTCGCTCTATGATCAAGCTAACAATTTTACACTGACCGCAGATATCCCGAATACGGTTCTAATGAAGCCGATTCATATTTATTCGCAGCTGCTGCGGCTGTTAACAGTGGTCTCGATAGGAATCATCGTTCTCTTCTCTTTCTGGACTTACCGGACAATCCACCGCCCTATGGCCGTACTTATCCGAGGCTTCCGCAAAGCGGAGCAGGGACAGACAGGCATCTTCATTACCCATTCCCGCAAGGATGAGTTCGGGTATATGTATTCACAGTTTAATGAGATGCTGAGACATCTGCACACCTTAATCCAGGAGAATTACGTGCAGCAGATCCGTACGGGGGAAGCCGAACTGAAGCATCTGCAGTCGCAGATTACACCGCACTTCCTGTACAACAGCCTGTTCAGTATCAAACAGATGGCTGAAGTGGAGAATGTGGAGCTGATTAAGGAATTTTCCGATTATCTCGGTCAATATTTCCGTTATATCACCCGTGATTCTGCCCAGGAGGTTACATTGCAGCAGGAGCTGGACCATGCGCTTGTGTATCTGGCGATCCAGAGAATCCGCTTCGGATCAAGAATCGGGGCCGAAGTCGACGATATAGAGCCGGGATGGCGCGGGATTCAGGTTCCCCGCGTACTGCTGCAGCCGATTATTGAGAATGTGTTCGAGCACGGGCTTCAGCATAAAAGCAAAAACGGCCTGCTTAAGATGAGCTATGAGCAGGTAGAGGACCGGCTGTCGATTAAAATCGAAGACAATGGCGACAGCCTTAGCGAGGACAAGCTGAGACAGCTCCAGCGGCAATTCGGCTCTGGGGAGAGTGCCCAGGGCGAAATTACCGGACTGCTGAATGTAAATCAGCGGCTACGCATTAAGTTCGGTTCAGGCTTCGGGCTGCAGGCGGAACGAAGTACGCTCGGCGGGCTTTGCATACGGGTTAACATCTCAATAAGAGGAGGCGGCGGAAATGCAGCGGATGATGATAGTAGATGA
- a CDS encoding carbohydrate ABC transporter permease has product MHHTSSAYRWFLRFNYVILTVIALLCLFPIVNILAISFSSSTAVNAGSVTLWPVDFTLSSYRYMLENNQFIHSFGTSLLRVVLGVSVNLLFTILVAYPLSKEAATFRSRTAYAWIFVFTMLFGGGLIPGYLVVKEMGLLDSVWALVLPGAVPIFNVLLMLNFFRGLPKELEEAAWMDGAGHLRTLWSVYLPVSLPSIATVTLFSLVGHWNAWFDGMIYMRSPEHYPLATYLQSILQQVSVQNENVTFEQAALLNEISDRTTQASQIFLSILPILAIYPFLQRYFVHGLVVGSVKG; this is encoded by the coding sequence ATGCATCATACCTCTAGCGCTTACCGCTGGTTTCTCCGTTTCAATTATGTAATTCTTACTGTGATTGCACTGCTCTGTCTCTTTCCGATTGTCAATATTCTGGCCATCTCCTTCAGTTCAAGTACGGCGGTGAACGCCGGAAGCGTGACGCTTTGGCCGGTTGACTTTACCTTGTCCTCCTACCGCTACATGCTGGAGAACAATCAGTTCATTCATTCGTTTGGCACCAGCCTCCTCCGTGTTGTCCTGGGCGTATCCGTCAACCTGCTGTTCACTATCCTGGTTGCCTACCCGCTCTCCAAAGAAGCGGCGACCTTCCGTTCACGTACAGCGTATGCCTGGATTTTCGTGTTTACGATGCTGTTCGGGGGCGGGCTGATTCCCGGATATCTGGTCGTTAAGGAAATGGGGCTTTTGGACAGCGTATGGGCGCTTGTTCTGCCGGGGGCGGTGCCAATCTTCAACGTGCTGCTGATGCTGAACTTTTTCCGCGGGCTGCCCAAAGAATTGGAGGAAGCGGCCTGGATGGACGGAGCCGGACATCTGCGCACCTTATGGAGCGTCTATCTCCCGGTTTCGCTGCCGAGCATTGCTACGGTGACACTGTTTTCGCTGGTCGGCCACTGGAACGCCTGGTTTGACGGAATGATCTACATGCGCAGTCCCGAGCATTATCCGCTGGCTACTTATCTGCAGTCGATTCTTCAGCAGGTGTCGGTGCAGAATGAGAATGTTACCTTTGAGCAGGCTGCGCTGCTGAATGAAATCTCCGACCGGACGACGCAGGCCAGCCAGATCTTTTTATCCATCCTTCCGATCCTGGCGATCTATCCGTTTCTGCAGAGATATTTCGTGCACGGTCTGGTCGTTGGAAGTGTGAAGGGGTAA
- a CDS encoding ABC transporter permease, giving the protein MNKRINHVLRLLFVFLCMNLVWYIVYLLMNHPILPSPGSVYKAMFQLEGREVLLNVGYSLLRIFEGVLLALVIGLLIGLLMGRSPLWNKLLDPVVYLTYPIPKIALLPVVMLFFGLGETSKVLMIMLILLFQIIISVRDGVKAIPENTYDVLTSIGAGTVQKFWNVTLPGALSVILSTIRISLGTAISVLFFTEIYGTEHGMGYFIMDAWLRLDYPEMYAGIMLFSLVGFVLFLLVDLLDYKFMKWRR; this is encoded by the coding sequence ATGAACAAGCGGATTAATCACGTACTGCGGTTGTTGTTTGTCTTTTTGTGCATGAATCTGGTCTGGTATATCGTCTACCTGCTGATGAATCATCCGATTCTGCCCAGTCCGGGTTCGGTCTATAAGGCGATGTTCCAGCTGGAAGGCCGGGAAGTTCTGCTCAACGTCGGCTATAGTCTGCTGCGGATCTTTGAAGGTGTGTTGCTGGCGCTGGTCATCGGTCTCCTCATTGGACTGCTGATGGGGCGCTCACCGCTGTGGAACAAACTGCTTGATCCGGTCGTCTATCTGACCTACCCGATTCCGAAGATTGCCTTGCTGCCGGTGGTCATGCTGTTCTTCGGGCTTGGGGAAACCTCTAAGGTGCTGATGATCATGCTCATTCTGCTGTTCCAGATCATCATTTCCGTACGTGATGGAGTCAAGGCAATCCCCGAGAACACCTACGATGTACTAACCAGTATCGGAGCCGGCACGGTCCAGAAATTCTGGAATGTGACGCTGCCCGGTGCACTGTCGGTTATTCTCAGCACGATCCGGATTTCGCTTGGTACGGCGATATCCGTGCTGTTCTTCACCGAGATCTACGGCACTGAGCATGGCATGGGCTACTTCATCATGGATGCCTGGCTGCGGCTGGATTACCCGGAAATGTACGCAGGCATCATGCTGTTTAGCTTAGTCGGCTTTGTATTGTTCCTGCTGGTGGATCTGCTGGACTACAAGTTTATGAAGTGGCGGCGGTGA
- a CDS encoding ABC transporter ATP-binding protein produces MSSSRISGLCIKELQVEYKSGQVALGQVNLTLPEHGIYTIIGPSGSGKSTLLRAIAGLLPGYTGELLFNGKPVHDKDILVGLVPQNYGLLPWKTVHGNIQIAMKITGSAGGDRAEREARITHWLSSMGIADLADRYPLSLSGGQQQRVAIARAFAILPKIMLLDEPFSALDAVTREALQQIFLDNWLAHPATALFVTHDVDEAILLGQQIIILPAGKEDSVEVLDNTAVFGMKHEEKRGSNEFFEQTKRIRKVMQEKW; encoded by the coding sequence ATGTCCAGTTCAAGAATTAGCGGACTTTGCATCAAAGAGCTCCAGGTTGAGTACAAGAGCGGCCAGGTGGCACTGGGTCAGGTCAATCTGACCCTGCCGGAGCATGGGATTTATACGATTATCGGGCCTTCCGGCAGCGGGAAATCGACGCTGCTGCGGGCGATTGCCGGCCTGCTTCCGGGTTATACAGGAGAGCTGCTGTTTAACGGCAAACCCGTTCATGACAAAGATATACTGGTCGGGCTTGTTCCGCAGAACTACGGATTACTGCCCTGGAAGACCGTTCATGGCAATATCCAAATCGCGATGAAAATTACCGGGTCTGCCGGCGGTGACAGAGCGGAGCGGGAAGCGCGGATTACGCACTGGCTTAGCTCCATGGGAATAGCCGATCTGGCGGACCGTTATCCGCTCTCACTGAGCGGAGGCCAGCAGCAGCGGGTAGCGATCGCCCGGGCCTTTGCCATTTTGCCGAAGATTATGCTGCTGGATGAGCCGTTTTCGGCCCTGGACGCCGTGACGCGTGAAGCGCTGCAGCAGATTTTTCTCGACAATTGGCTTGCCCATCCGGCAACGGCGCTGTTCGTCACGCATGATGTGGACGAGGCTATCCTGCTGGGCCAGCAGATTATCATCCTGCCTGCAGGCAAGGAGGATTCGGTGGAGGTTCTGGATAATACCGCAGTGTTCGGGATGAAGCATGAGGAGAAACGGGGAAGTAATGAGTTCTTTGAGCAGACGAAACGGATCCGAAAGGTAATGCAGGAGAAATGGTGA
- a CDS encoding ABC transporter permease, which translates to MHFNPRQFLRNIPLHLMILPALLLVIIFSYIPMAGLVIAFQDFSPISGFRDMTWTGLENFRYLFDLPGFRQVVWNTVIISVLKIIAGLTIPVIAALLLNEVRANSFKRSIQTIIYMPHFFSWVILGGIIVDVLSPSSGIVNMLLKSLGIQPIQFLADNHWFRYVLVITDQWKEFGFGTIIYLAALTSIDQSLYEASIIDGAGRWKQTWHITLPGIRPIMILMLTLSLGNVLNGGFDQVFNLYNPLVYESGDILDTMIYRIGLQEAQYSVSTALGLIKSVVSFVFIGLGYYLAYRFAKYRIF; encoded by the coding sequence ATGCACTTTAATCCCAGGCAGTTTCTGCGCAATATTCCGCTGCACTTAATGATTCTTCCGGCCTTATTGCTGGTCATTATTTTCAGTTATATCCCGATGGCGGGACTTGTGATCGCCTTTCAGGACTTTTCCCCCATTTCCGGATTTCGCGATATGACCTGGACGGGACTGGAGAACTTCCGTTATTTATTCGATCTTCCGGGGTTTAGACAGGTGGTATGGAACACCGTTATTATCTCCGTACTCAAAATCATTGCCGGACTGACTATTCCCGTGATTGCAGCACTGCTGCTGAACGAGGTCCGTGCGAACAGCTTTAAACGATCCATCCAGACGATCATTTACATGCCCCACTTTTTTTCCTGGGTCATCCTCGGCGGAATCATTGTCGATGTGCTGTCTCCGAGCAGCGGAATCGTCAACATGCTCCTGAAATCACTGGGCATCCAGCCCATTCAATTTCTGGCCGATAATCACTGGTTCCGGTACGTTCTGGTCATTACCGACCAATGGAAGGAATTCGGCTTCGGAACGATTATTTATCTGGCCGCTCTGACCAGCATTGACCAGTCGCTCTACGAAGCCTCGATCATTGACGGTGCCGGACGCTGGAAGCAGACCTGGCATATTACCCTGCCGGGAATCCGCCCGATTATGATTCTGATGCTGACGCTCAGCCTGGGAAATGTACTGAACGGCGGTTTTGACCAAGTATTCAATCTGTACAATCCTCTGGTATACGAATCAGGCGATATTCTGGATACGATGATTTACCGGATTGGTTTGCAGGAAGCACAATATTCGGTCTCCACGGCGCTGGGCTTAATTAAATCGGTCGTATCCTTTGTGTTTATCGGCCTTGGCTATTATCTGGCCTACCGTTTTGCTAAATACCGGATTTTTTAG